One window from the genome of Streptomyces sp. NBC_00597 encodes:
- a CDS encoding BTAD domain-containing putative transcriptional regulator, translating into MVRVQLLGPVRVYDEDATPVEVGGVRLRMLLARLALGGGRAVSADALVDGLWGQEPPADAANALQALASRLRKPLRGSAAVESASGGYRLSLRPEDVDVHRFEELAARGRRELAAGRADEAAGLLAKALGLWQGDALADVLDAPFAQPVATRLQSLRTAAAEDRWDSELQRGRYGEVLPDLEAAGAERPLSERVAGLRMRALSAAGRQSDALAVYEAIRERLGDELGVDPSAELRETHLALLRGELKAPRERAEPAVSRLPARLTSFVGRDGELDLVAQHLARGRLVTIVGGGGAGKTRLSLEAATRDRAHARGRVWFVPLAGVSAPDQLADAVLGALGSTDGALYEAGQGQRTTPAERIAGLLGSSDALLLLDNCEHLVEAAAELATALLHQLPELRILATSREALAITGESLCHLGPLDVPTGSPEPAEAAQSPAVRLFTDRAAGVRPDFTLDDLTLDAVVEVCRRLDGMPLALELAAAKLRSMSVEQVARRLDDRFRLLASGSRTALPRQRTLLALVEWSWDLLDEPERILARRMSVFPGGATVPALEAVCADASLPAADVPYVLDALVEKSLVDTADEGTGEPRYRMLETVRAYAARQLADTESGDAVTQRYAAYFLALAEAYEPRLRTREQLRAIEVFDAEHDNLVLALRSVADAPDEGLAARFTSAMFWYWGIRGMSTRLDGCLARQPGPDPVPARAGSEHGDAPGESAMAREFHPAQLLLRMSRASLPAGVPGPGTAADQDPLDSPDPWTRASAHLARDFALTEQGDMVTGARSRTEALRGFEEVGDRWGLVMSLLPIGRDHSLRGEYPEAIATFERTVVLSSELGTEDYLYLSKARLARERRRSGDLEGAFRDLYAAYEQARSRGQLRMEANILVGLANVHRRAGDLARSHATLDRLEALSVRRPSLRELARDLIISTRIENLLAEEDTVRARALLPEAAGALLGQGAGAALAWVAELLGGIRTLEGSPEDGARSLGMSQVMRGAFDRGEPEWRELIDRIVVVLGEDGFARMFEEGASYSRKDALRWLEAEALRTVSRI; encoded by the coding sequence GTGGTGCGCGTACAGCTGCTGGGACCGGTTCGGGTGTACGACGAGGACGCAACGCCCGTCGAAGTGGGCGGCGTGCGGCTGCGCATGCTCCTCGCCAGGCTCGCCCTCGGCGGGGGCCGCGCCGTCTCCGCCGACGCGCTCGTCGACGGGCTGTGGGGGCAAGAGCCGCCCGCCGACGCCGCCAACGCGTTGCAGGCCCTGGCGTCCCGCCTGCGCAAACCGCTACGGGGCTCCGCGGCCGTGGAATCCGCGTCCGGCGGGTACCGGCTCTCGCTGCGGCCCGAGGACGTGGACGTCCACCGCTTCGAGGAGCTGGCCGCCCGGGGCAGACGGGAACTGGCGGCAGGTCGCGCCGACGAGGCGGCCGGGCTGCTCGCGAAGGCGCTCGGCCTGTGGCAGGGCGACGCCCTGGCCGACGTACTCGACGCCCCGTTCGCGCAGCCCGTCGCGACCCGGCTCCAGAGCCTGCGGACCGCGGCCGCCGAGGACCGCTGGGACTCCGAACTCCAGCGCGGACGGTACGGCGAGGTGTTGCCCGACCTCGAAGCGGCGGGTGCCGAGAGGCCGTTGAGCGAGCGGGTCGCCGGGCTGCGGATGCGGGCGCTGTCCGCGGCCGGCCGCCAGTCCGACGCCCTCGCGGTGTACGAGGCGATACGGGAGCGGCTCGGCGACGAACTCGGGGTCGACCCGTCGGCCGAGCTGCGCGAGACGCACCTCGCGCTGCTGCGGGGCGAGCTGAAGGCGCCCCGCGAGCGCGCCGAGCCGGCCGTGAGCCGCCTCCCGGCACGCCTCACCAGCTTCGTAGGCCGCGACGGCGAACTGGACCTCGTCGCACAACACCTTGCCCGGGGCCGGCTCGTCACCATCGTCGGCGGCGGAGGCGCCGGCAAGACCCGGCTCTCCCTGGAGGCCGCCACCCGGGACCGCGCCCACGCGCGCGGCCGTGTCTGGTTCGTCCCGCTCGCCGGTGTCAGCGCACCGGACCAGCTGGCCGACGCGGTGCTCGGCGCCCTCGGCTCCACGGACGGCGCCCTCTACGAAGCCGGCCAGGGGCAGCGGACCACCCCCGCCGAACGCATCGCCGGGCTCCTCGGCAGCAGTGACGCCCTGCTCCTCCTCGACAACTGCGAGCACCTCGTCGAGGCCGCCGCGGAACTGGCCACGGCGCTCCTGCACCAGCTTCCCGAGCTGCGGATCCTGGCCACCAGCCGCGAGGCCCTCGCCATCACCGGCGAGTCCCTGTGCCACCTCGGTCCCCTCGACGTTCCCACGGGGTCACCGGAGCCCGCCGAAGCGGCGCAGTCGCCCGCCGTGCGCCTCTTCACCGACCGGGCCGCTGGGGTCCGGCCGGACTTCACGCTCGACGACCTCACCCTCGACGCCGTGGTCGAGGTGTGCCGACGCCTCGACGGGATGCCGCTGGCCCTCGAACTGGCCGCGGCGAAGCTCCGCTCGATGAGCGTCGAGCAGGTCGCCCGACGCCTCGACGACCGCTTCCGGCTCCTCGCCTCCGGCAGCCGCACGGCCCTGCCCCGCCAGCGCACCCTGCTCGCGCTCGTCGAGTGGAGCTGGGACCTGCTCGACGAACCCGAGCGGATCCTCGCCCGCAGGATGTCCGTGTTCCCGGGCGGCGCCACCGTCCCCGCCCTCGAAGCGGTCTGCGCGGACGCGTCGCTGCCGGCAGCCGACGTTCCGTACGTCCTGGACGCCCTCGTCGAGAAGTCGCTGGTCGACACCGCCGACGAGGGGACGGGCGAGCCGCGCTACCGGATGTTGGAGACGGTACGCGCCTACGCGGCGCGGCAGCTCGCCGACACCGAGTCCGGGGACGCCGTCACCCAGCGCTACGCCGCGTACTTCCTGGCCCTTGCGGAGGCGTACGAACCGCGCCTGCGCACCCGCGAACAGCTGCGCGCGATCGAGGTCTTCGACGCCGAGCACGACAACCTCGTGCTCGCGCTGCGCTCGGTCGCCGACGCCCCCGACGAGGGCCTGGCCGCACGCTTCACCAGCGCGATGTTCTGGTACTGGGGGATCAGGGGGATGAGCACCCGACTCGACGGCTGCCTGGCACGGCAGCCCGGGCCGGATCCCGTACCGGCCCGGGCCGGGAGCGAACACGGCGACGCCCCGGGCGAATCGGCGATGGCGCGCGAGTTCCACCCGGCCCAGCTGCTCCTGCGGATGTCCCGGGCCTCCCTCCCCGCGGGCGTACCGGGGCCGGGCACGGCCGCCGACCAGGACCCCTTGGACTCGCCCGATCCGTGGACGCGGGCCAGCGCCCACCTGGCACGCGACTTCGCCCTCACCGAGCAGGGCGACATGGTCACCGGTGCCCGATCCCGTACCGAGGCGCTGCGCGGCTTCGAGGAGGTGGGCGACCGCTGGGGGCTCGTCATGAGCCTGCTCCCGATCGGCCGGGACCACTCGCTGCGCGGCGAGTACCCCGAGGCCATCGCCACCTTCGAGCGGACCGTGGTGCTCAGTTCCGAACTCGGCACCGAGGACTACCTGTACCTCAGCAAGGCCAGGCTCGCCCGTGAGCGCAGGCGCAGCGGAGACTTGGAGGGCGCCTTCCGCGACCTGTACGCCGCGTACGAGCAGGCCCGCTCGCGCGGACAGCTCCGCATGGAGGCCAACATCCTCGTCGGCCTGGCGAACGTCCACCGCAGGGCCGGCGACCTCGCCCGGTCCCATGCGACCCTGGACCGGCTGGAGGCTCTGAGCGTCCGGCGTCCCTCCCTGCGGGAGCTGGCCCGCGACCTGATCATCAGCACCCGCATCGAGAACCTGCTGGCCGAGGAGGACACGGTGCGGGCCAGGGCCCTTCTCCCCGAGGCTGCCGGCGCCCTGCTCGGCCAGGGGGCGGGCGCCGCGCTCGCCTGGGTGGCCGAGCTGCTGGGCGGGATCCGCACGCTGGAGGGGTCCCCCGAGGACGGCGCCAGATCGCTCGGCATGAGCCAGGTGATGCGCGGCGCCTTCGACCGGGGCGAGCCGGAGTGGCGCGAGCTGATCGACCGGATCGTGGTGGTGCTGGGCGAGGACGGCTTCGCGCGGATGTTCGAGGAGGGGGCCTCGTACTCCCGGAAGGACGCACTGCGATGGCTGGAGGCGGAGGCCCTGCGGACGGTGTCACGCATCTGA
- a CDS encoding ABC transporter permease, producing the protein MTTQLTSRTGLAQTTQHSIALAGRGVTKFMKSPMQLVDVVLTPIISLLMFVYLFGDAMSGGDTDGYLQLVAPGVMVMAVFQASIGVGASLSADASTGIFDRFRSMPIARSSPLIGAVLADIVRYVVCLGALAVLALVMGYRVQTGPVATLAALALLIGFALSFSWISVYLGMLIKNPASVHGLMTILILPLTFASNVFIPRDGMAGWLRAWSDVNPVSLVAESVRGLLNGGPVAGSLLATLAWMAGVIAVFFPLAMHAYRKSAA; encoded by the coding sequence ATGACCACCCAGCTCACCAGCCGTACCGGCCTCGCGCAGACCACCCAGCACAGCATCGCCCTCGCCGGCCGCGGCGTCACCAAGTTCATGAAGTCGCCGATGCAGCTGGTCGACGTGGTCCTCACACCGATCATCAGCCTGCTGATGTTCGTCTACCTCTTCGGGGACGCCATGTCGGGCGGCGACACCGACGGCTACCTGCAGCTCGTCGCTCCCGGAGTGATGGTCATGGCCGTCTTCCAGGCCAGCATCGGCGTCGGCGCCTCGCTCAGCGCCGACGCCAGCACCGGGATCTTCGACCGGTTCCGCAGCATGCCGATCGCCCGCTCCAGCCCGCTGATCGGCGCCGTCCTCGCCGACATCGTCCGCTACGTGGTCTGCCTGGGGGCCCTGGCCGTCCTCGCCCTGGTCATGGGCTACCGCGTCCAGACCGGGCCGGTGGCCACGCTGGCCGCACTCGCCCTGCTCATCGGCTTCGCCCTCAGCTTCTCGTGGATCTCGGTGTACCTCGGGATGCTGATCAAGAACCCGGCCTCCGTGCACGGCCTGATGACCATCCTGATCCTGCCGCTCACCTTCGCCAGCAACGTCTTCATCCCCCGGGACGGCATGGCCGGCTGGCTGCGGGCCTGGTCCGACGTCAACCCCGTCTCCCTGGTCGCCGAAAGCGTCCGCGGCCTGCTCAACGGCGGCCCGGTCGCCGGCTCCCTGCTCGCCACCCTGGCCTGGATGGCCGGCGTGATCGCGGTCTTCTTCCCGCTCGCCATGCACGCCTACCGCAAGAGCGCCGCCTGA
- a CDS encoding ATP-binding cassette domain-containing protein: protein MTYAIRAEGLVKKYGDFTALDGVDLEVPAGKVVGVLGPNGAGKTTTVRILATLMRPDGGRATIGGHDIVKDPVKVRQLIGLTGQYASVDETLSGTENLVLIGRLLGLDRRGAKARAAQLLEDFSLTEAARKPISTFSGGMRRRLDLAASLVGRPQVLFLDEPTTGLDPHARQEVWDVVRQLVADGSTVLLTTQYLEEADQLADSITVFDKGRKVAEGRPGELKRRVGGQILQIRPTLAADVPWVAGMLAELTGHTPAQQSGVLTVPADEPLVVAAVARRLDGAGITADELGLRLPSLDEVFLALTGHAPAVGSDQPVTV from the coding sequence ATGACGTACGCGATCCGGGCCGAGGGACTGGTCAAGAAGTACGGCGACTTCACCGCCCTGGACGGCGTGGACCTTGAGGTTCCGGCCGGCAAGGTCGTCGGAGTCCTCGGGCCGAACGGCGCCGGCAAGACCACCACCGTGCGCATCCTCGCCACGCTGATGCGCCCCGACGGGGGACGTGCCACCATCGGCGGCCACGACATCGTCAAGGACCCCGTCAAGGTGCGGCAGTTGATCGGGCTGACCGGGCAGTACGCTTCCGTGGACGAGACCCTGTCCGGCACCGAGAACCTGGTGCTCATCGGGAGGCTGCTCGGCCTGGACCGGCGCGGTGCGAAGGCTCGGGCGGCCCAGCTCCTTGAGGACTTCTCGCTCACCGAGGCGGCCCGCAAGCCGATCTCCACCTTCTCCGGCGGTATGCGGCGGAGGCTGGACCTCGCCGCCTCCCTGGTCGGCCGGCCCCAGGTGCTCTTCCTGGACGAGCCCACCACCGGCCTGGACCCGCACGCCCGCCAGGAGGTCTGGGACGTCGTGCGGCAGTTGGTCGCCGACGGCTCCACGGTGCTGCTCACCACCCAGTACCTGGAGGAGGCCGATCAGCTCGCCGACTCCATAACCGTCTTCGACAAGGGTCGCAAGGTCGCCGAAGGCCGGCCCGGTGAGCTCAAGCGCCGCGTCGGCGGCCAGATCCTCCAGATCCGGCCCACGCTGGCCGCCGATGTGCCGTGGGTCGCCGGGATGCTCGCCGAACTGACCGGGCACACGCCCGCGCAGCAGTCCGGGGTGCTCACGGTGCCGGCCGATGAGCCGCTGGTCGTCGCCGCGGTCGCCCGCCGCCTCGACGGCGCCGGCATCACCGCCGACGAGCTCGGCCTGCGACTGCCCAGTCTGGACGAGGTCTTCCTCGCGCTGACCGGACACGCTCCCGCCGTGGGCAGCGACCAGCCCGTCACCGTCTGA
- a CDS encoding DoxX family protein translates to MNIAFWTVAGLLALFYLYAGAMKVVRSRDQLRPMMAWVDRMPLTAVRALGTVELLGSAGLVLPPLTGVAPWLAVAAAIGFVLLQIGAIAVHLTGEDRQVTLNVGLVATTTVLIWLATTRL, encoded by the coding sequence ATGAACATTGCATTTTGGACCGTCGCAGGGCTCCTCGCCCTCTTCTACCTGTACGCGGGCGCGATGAAAGTGGTCCGCAGCCGCGATCAACTCCGGCCGATGATGGCCTGGGTCGACCGCATGCCCCTGACCGCCGTCAGGGCGCTGGGGACGGTCGAACTACTGGGCTCGGCCGGACTCGTCCTGCCGCCACTGACCGGCGTCGCCCCCTGGCTGGCAGTGGCTGCGGCCATCGGGTTCGTGCTCCTGCAGATCGGCGCGATCGCCGTCCACCTGACCGGTGAAGACCGCCAGGTCACCCTCAACGTCGGGCTCGTCGCCACGACGACCGTACTCATCTGGCTGGCCACCACGCGGCTGTGA
- a CDS encoding cupin domain-containing protein — translation MTEEAKTSEPQTAPAESVVGPGDGETIILGTTRMRVLEDGSHTGHRLAIAESVLAPHTQGPPQHRHAQHDQGFYIVSGTVRFTVGDEDHDATTGTLVMVPPGTPHTFANPTDQPAVILSTFTPDLYVQYFRDLQSVIASGRPLTPQASIRAMSRYATEPAADLPPSQPDDAARPSSV, via the coding sequence ATGACCGAAGAAGCAAAGACCAGCGAGCCGCAGACCGCCCCGGCCGAATCGGTGGTGGGTCCCGGCGACGGCGAGACGATCATCCTGGGCACCACGCGCATGCGCGTCCTCGAAGACGGCAGCCACACCGGGCACCGCCTCGCGATCGCCGAGTCCGTCCTCGCCCCGCACACCCAGGGACCGCCGCAGCACCGCCACGCCCAGCACGACCAGGGCTTCTACATCGTCTCCGGCACCGTGCGGTTCACCGTCGGGGACGAGGACCACGACGCCACCACGGGCACGCTCGTGATGGTTCCGCCCGGTACCCCGCACACCTTCGCCAACCCGACCGACCAACCCGCCGTCATCCTCAGCACATTCACCCCCGACCTGTACGTGCAGTACTTCCGAGACCTCCAGAGCGTGATCGCCAGTGGCCGGCCGCTGACGCCACAGGCCAGCATCCGGGCGATGAGCCGCTACGCGACCGAGCCCGCCGCCGACCTCCCGCCGAGCCAGCCGGATGACGCCGCCCGGCCGTCCTCCGTCTGA
- a CDS encoding LysR family transcriptional regulator, whose product MRYFVAVAEERHFGRAATRLHMSQPPLSRAIKQLETEVGALLFARSPAGVTLTPAGAVLLDEARALLDRADRIRARVTAAAGAATITVGILGDSTDPGVTRLAAAYRRSHPGRDIRIRDTDLTDPTCGLRAGLVDVALTRAPFNETALTVRELRSDPVGVVLRADDPLARRSQLQLADLSDRRWFQFPYGTDPIWQSYWNGGEPREGPVVRAVQECLQAVLWNDIVGLAPLGHGLPAELAAVPLVDMPPSRVVAVWNEGDTNPLVRSFTDIATAAYRR is encoded by the coding sequence TTGCGCTACTTCGTGGCGGTCGCTGAGGAACGCCACTTCGGCCGGGCCGCCACTCGACTGCACATGAGCCAGCCGCCGCTGAGCCGGGCGATCAAGCAGCTGGAGACCGAGGTCGGTGCCCTGCTGTTCGCCCGCTCACCTGCCGGCGTCACGCTCACCCCGGCGGGCGCCGTGCTGCTCGACGAGGCACGGGCCCTGCTCGACCGGGCCGACCGCATCCGCGCACGCGTGACCGCAGCGGCCGGCGCCGCGACCATCACCGTCGGCATCCTGGGCGACAGCACCGACCCGGGTGTGACCAGGCTGGCCGCCGCTTACCGCCGGAGCCACCCCGGCCGCGACATCCGCATCCGCGACACCGACCTGACCGACCCGACCTGCGGGCTACGCGCCGGACTGGTCGACGTCGCCCTGACACGGGCGCCGTTCAACGAAACCGCCCTGACGGTGCGTGAGTTGCGCAGCGATCCGGTCGGCGTGGTCCTGCGCGCCGACGATCCGCTTGCCCGCCGCAGCCAGCTGCAACTGGCCGACCTGAGCGACCGCCGCTGGTTCCAGTTCCCGTACGGAACCGACCCGATCTGGCAGTCGTACTGGAACGGCGGTGAGCCACGCGAGGGCCCAGTGGTGCGCGCCGTCCAGGAATGCTTGCAAGCCGTGCTGTGGAACGACATCGTCGGCCTGGCCCCGCTCGGACACGGCCTGCCCGCCGAGCTGGCCGCAGTGCCACTGGTCGACATGCCGCCCAGCCGAGTGGTGGCGGTGTGGAACGAGGGTGACACCAACCCGTTGGTCCGGTCGTTCACCGACATCGCGACCGCCGCGTACCGTCGCTGA